Genomic DNA from Cloeon dipterum chromosome 3, ieCloDipt1.1, whole genome shotgun sequence:
GGCTTTAGGTTAGCTCCCCCTTAAAATCTGTTCTACagcttttcataaattaaattttatccgcAGGAATGATGATGAGAATCAACTCACAATTTGAAAAGACGCGTAAAGTGTCGGGTCCAAGATCTCTCCAGCCGTCGCAATGGGGCATTCTTTGTCCATCTGACACTCCTGAAGGAGAATCTTGTGGTCTGGTGAAGAACCTGGCCTTGATGGCTCATGTGACAACTGCTGCTGAAGAAGAATATCTGGTTAAAGCCTTGTGTAACATGGGTGTGCAGCATCTTGGAATAGCAGGCACAGAGGGAATATACCAGGCAGACTCTTATCTAGTCTTCCTCAATGGTAACTAATTAATCTCATCTTAAgcaaatgtatttatttggaTTATAGGAAACATAATTGGCTTGACAAACTGCCACAAGGAGCTCCTGAGGAATTTCAGGGAGAACCGTCGGCGCCGCTTTATCCGTCCTTACGTGTCCATCGCTGCCTCTGAGAGCCACCGTCAGGTGCACATCAGTGCTGATGCTGGACGACTATGCCGACCTTACATTGTAGTTGAAAATAGCCAGTCCTTGGTGAAGCAACACCACTTGGAGGCGCTCAAGGAGGGTAGCATGACCTTCATGGATTTTGTGGACGAAGGACTGGTTGAGTTCTTGGACGTGAATGAGGAGAATGACAGTCTCATCGCCATCCAAGTGTCTGAAATCACTAAGGACACTACTCATTTAGAGATCGAACCATTCACAATTCTTGGTAGGTTTTTAGTGATGAGATATCTTTGCTCagattgaactaaaaattttccttttcagggGCTGTGGCTGCTGTGATTCCTTACCCCCACCACAACCAATCGCCCAGGAACACCTATCAATGCGCCATGGGCAAACAGGCAATGGGCACGATTGGATACAATCAGCGAATCAGACTGGACACTCTGCAGTACAATATGGTCCATCCCCAATGCCCACTGGTTAAAACTAGACCGATGGAACTAGTTAGCTACGACCAGTTGCCAGCAGGGCAGAATGCCATTGTCGCTGTGATGAGCTACAGCGGTTTTGACATTGAAGATGCCCTCATTTTGAACAAGTAAGAGAAATTGTGGTATCTGCAATACATGATAATTTTCACACTGCATGTCATAtacttaataataaatttgtgagGCGAAGTTTAggagcgaaaataaaatttacaaaacagaAATATTTGTAGCCATTATcaggaaacattttaatttttaatttttttgttgaagGGCTTCAGTTGATAGAGGGTATGGTCGAGTGGTAGTATACAAAGGCTACAAAACTTTGCTGAGGCATTACGCTTCAGGCAGTGACTCGATCCCAGGCCCAAAGATAGACCCTTTAACCAGAAATCCAATGGCATTCCATGCGGCACTGGACAGTGACGGCATTGCACACCCAGGAGACATTGTCAAGGATCGGTCTGTGTTGGTGAACAGGCACACTCCTCAGGGTGAACAATCAACCAAGACAAAGACCCCTCGAGGATCCACCTGGTATGTTGACAAGTCGTTAATCACCGCTACCAAAGACAATTCAACTTTGATCAAGGTGAGAGCTTAACGATATGATGCTGTGTTTAGTctaaaaggtaatttttttctagattcTCCTACGACAATCTCGGATTCCTGAGGTCGGCGACAAATTTAGCAGTCGTCACGGGCAGAAGGGCGTAGTTGGCTTGATTGTACCTCAGGAAGACATGCCTTTCAACGAGCTTGGCATTTGTCCTGATGTCATCATGAATCCACATGGTTTCCCTTCTCGAATGACAGTTGGAAAGCTGATTGAACTCCTTGCTGGTAAAGCTGGATCTTTGGAGGGAAAATTCCACTATGGAACAGGTGAATTCCAAACAAATTGTGAAACGCTTATTCATCAACTTTATCTTGCAGCATTTGGCGGTTCAAAAGTTGCAGACGTGATGAAAGAGCTTGAAAACAATGGATTCAACTATAAAGGAAAGGACTTGCTGTACTCTGGTCTCACAGGAGAACCAATAGAAGCTTACATCTACCATGGACCTGTCTTCTACCAAAGACTGAAGCACATGGTCATTGACAAAATGCATGCAAGAGCCACAGGATCAAAAGCTGTTTTGACAAGACAGCCTCTGGAAGGACGAGCAAGAGATGGTGGACTTCGAGTTGGTGAAATGGAAAGAGACTGTCTGATCAGCTACGGAGCCAGGTGATTTTCGTGGAATTGATGttgaaaattagattaatttaacatttcatcAGCATCTGCACTTCATTTTCATAAGAGTTCAATTAAATAGTTTAGTTCATCAATTTCTCTTCATTGCTTTATCTGACTAATattgattgttttgtttcagcAATTTGCTTATTGAGAGACTGATGTTGGCCAGCGATGTCGCATTGATGGATGTTTGTGAGAAGTGTGGATCTTTTGGCTACCAGGGATGGTGCCAGTTTTGCCGCAGCAGTGAAAATATTGCCACTGTCCGAATGCCTTATGCCACCAAGTTGTTGTTTTCTGAGTTAATGGGCATGAACATTAACCCAAGACTAGAAATGAAGCCTCAGGTTGTCTAGTTCTAGAAACTTTGTAAAATGTCAAGAGTTCAACCCTGACAGTTGGCCAGGCGCATCCCACCTGCGCGCGGCGTGGCCCTTCAGATCCTCCTCAGAGATATTCCCTTCAGACcccaataaaatatgtatgttgTGTATGTTTCACGAATTAAACATAATGCTCTAAGTCTTTAATGTGAtcagtttttaattcacttctcTCCTTAAACATTAATGTATGTTATCATAGTTCAAATTAGTATTGTTATATATTCTTAAGAAATGTGATTGGTCTATTTGTGGTGAACTTTACTTCTTCATAATATGTTGTAGACGTAACACATATCTTAATTAATATGTGACCTTACAATGTAATTCTAGGTATTATCAAATGTTGGCCACCAGCAAAACaatcttgattttgaaaaattaaattgctcacATACcaccaaattttggttttaagtttacaaaatatttttgtcttgcCTATATGCTCGTAAATAAGTGATAGATAAATATGTAGTAGCAATTAGGTCTTTTTGGTGTCACCTTTTAGGGGTAAGCTGCAAAAAAACTTTGTTGCAAAATATACCGTAACTACTTGATGTTTATTTATGCATAATAAATAAGCATTCAGGGACTGATTCAAATCGAACAAATAGCTTATCTGGCGTTTTCCACGAGACATACATCATatacacaataaaataattggatcCTCATCCCTTGAAACAATGGGATTCCttaattatatgaaatttaaaacatataacaaaatgtcaaataattGTAAACTTCAGAAATATATAGCTGTACTCTTAGCATACCATTTTACTAAATGACAGCACTTAGGATTTCAAACGGACTCAAGAGATCTATCTTTATATCTCATTTAGACTCGATCTTCATCACAGAAATTTGATCTTCAAGGTTATCACTATATTTTCTGAATAGCTGCACCAGCGCTTCATTCCCTTCAGCAATTTCAGATGGAGTCAAACCCTCTAAGTTCAGCGTTTCAGGGTCAGACTCGGCATCCAACAAGACTTCGCAAATGCCTCTGTGTCCAGTCGCAGCAGCATAATGAAGGGCAGTCAGTCCTTTCCAGTCGCGGACATCAATAGAGGAAGCAGCTTCCCTCACCAGAAGCTTCACGCAAGCCTCATGCCCGCCTCGGGCAGCAATGTGCAGTGGAGTCAGCCCTCCACTCTTCTCTGCAATCGCCGCGTCAACTTCATGGGTCAGCAAGAAAGAGACAATTTCCTGGTTTCCAGTGGTAGTGGCCAAGTGGATGGCTGACTGGCCCGAGTTGTTGAATtcagcaaacaaatatttagcttCTTGATGTTTAATCGCTATTTCCGTCAGGGATGCAATGTTTTCTTCAACAATGGAAAGCCAAATTCTCTCCTGAATATTTTCTTCAGTTGAATGTTCGAAACTGCTCATAGTCCTACTGGCTCCATCCGCCTCAATTGCATTCAGTAGAGACTCGATATCTGGTAGTAGTTCATCGAATTCTGATTCGTTGTTAGAAGACAGTTCTCTTGAACAGGTGTTGCTTGgcatctgcaatttttttaagaattagaTGTGAGAGGTTGCaactatataattaaaatgacgaGGTGAGCCTTTTAAGGCAGATGCTAACTGAAAATTACTGCCGCAATAACCTCACAATGCAGTGACTGACGTGGCTtacagaattaaaattgtgtaattAGTTGGTGCTAACTGAAAAAGCCATTGAGGCTtgagttattttcaaatttgttttgtatacTCAAGGTGGCATCGCATGTTACTCAAAATTTCTTAACCAATAACGTGGAATGAGACatttgcgcaatttttaaacatgcaaattaaattgttatgcTCTTAAGAGACCAAACAATAGTGAAAAAActgaagttaattttataactCAATTTCTTACACTGCCTGGAAGTGAGAAAATGAATGTACACTGAGTGCGCTTAGACAAAAAGGCTTAAATTATCACATTACCTCGAGATCAGGGAAAACTTCATCCTCAACTTCGTTCAACGCATTTCTCTCAAAGGGAATTGAAGACACCAGTTGGTCAGTATCTAAATCTAAATcatcttcaaattttcttttcttgcagGGGCACCCATTTAAGTCAGGAAGATACGTGAATGGAATTGCAGTCGATTTTGAATCGTCGGATGGCCTCACTAGCTCGTAAAATACCTAAGTAACAAATTAGTGTGATATTTGATAAGAAAAACACATTATACATCAACATgattttgaagatttaaatTCCTGTACTGAGGGGTGAAAAATACAATGCCGTACTGATAATGAACATCGCACTCATTGAATGTTCCAAAGGCTTGCCAAATAATTTCACCCTCGTCATCTTCttcaaaaaatctgattttgacATCTCTCTTGTTCACTTTGTCAACAAAAAGCATGACTTCTGTGTTGCCATAACAGGTCCCAGAGGTCACACTAGCCTTGGTGATTTTAAGCTCCTTGTTAGCAGCGCATTTTGTGTTCAAAATTGGCGTGGAAAACACAACCAATGGATTTCCGTAACAGTCCATCAAAGGAGAGTTGTTGATCGGGTTAACAGCTTCAAATCTCAGTCTTACTGCATTGAGATTAACCTGGCGGAAAATAgcattaacaattaaaaacgtttttccAAGATGTACATAATTAAAGAATCTTACTGCTTTGGCTTCACAGACTGCTTCtttttctatttgttttttatcctTGGGAGAGTGAGGCTGGACCACACCACACTCATTTCTCCTCCGAATTTTTTTGGCCCTCAGCACTTTGTTTGCTTGCTTCCTTGTGGTGCTTAAAATGcctagtttaaattttgcttcccAATTACTCTCTTCATTTACTTCTTCTATGTGTGGCTCCTCAACCTGGACCGTGTTTTGAAAAagttataattattaactATAATATGCTTCATGAGCATACTTTTATCAATTGTACAGATCATACACCTTGGGTTTTTAAAACTCATAATGAGATATATGATATTATATCACAATCATTACTTAATATATGACGAgaagaatatatttatgaGTCTCATGAATcgtttataataattttttgaacaaaaaaatataatataacgAATATAACATACatccttctttttcttcctcgCCACAAGTAGGTTTGGGTGCTCCTTGTCCTCTCCAATGGTCGCCAAGGTGCATCGTATAGCAGCAGCAGGCTTCTGACATCCCCATAGTCGGACGGTAGGAAAcgttttcttgattttcaaaGAACTCGCTCCAGCAATGTAGCCATGTGCGCCGTGATTTTCAGTCGAATACCTGAATCTGAAGGTGCTGGTCGGTTCTTCTAAAATCTCCAATCGCAACTGGTCCTCcatgattatttaattattcttccttttttgaaaatttctgtcAATAATTATTCGTACACTAGTAAACGAAATATACGTACAAGGTGTACTCACGCTGTCCGTTTATGTACTTCACACTACTTGTTCGGTCTGCAAGGATCAATGTTTTACCCTATCTCACTGAGAAGActtgtgtatatatatatatatatatatatatatatatatatatatgtatatatatcaGTCGATCAAAAAGTGTTAATCAAAACTGCAAGCCTagggtgaaaaaattattttctcttgtcACCAAGTGGCCGAAAGTTGCAAGGCCACTATTCAGCCTCCGCCCTGTTTTGGATTGGTTTAACAGCAAGCAATTCTTCCAGTTCTACAGaggataaatataaaatattctataATGTCCACTCCTCTCCCTCAgtagatataaaaatatatgttacgACATAGCCAGCTAGTCGTAGTATTACTAATACCGGACactatttttgtatttttcctattttttactctctgacATCAAAACATCACACAGCTGTTAGCTGACACGTGGTGGGATGTGGGCTGGTTGGTACTGGTGGGTTGATGCAAAGTGCAAACCATCAACCATCCAATATCCAATCACCTGTATACATGATGAACTCCACAACTCCACTCTTATCATCAACTGATATCTTTTAACATGATCATTCCTTTCTCACCAATATGAGTCTTGTAacccaaatttaatgaaattgaaagtGTTTTAGCGAGTTGTGAATTTTTAGTATTTGCCGATTTAATTTGCCGACGTTTCAGCGGCATTTTCGCATTGTACATTATTTATGATATGCTGTGCCTTTTTCACTTCTTTTGTATTATGTGATATCAGTGAAAaaagattataaataaataaatacaaggATGATTCCCTAGAACGTGGTGCATATCAAAATCAAGttgtagattttaatttgcgaCAAAAtctttaaaggaaatttaatgtattaaaATAGACGAATTTGtgtataaaacaataattttgctatttatttatctattatTTTGTTCATCTGATACATGACTCATTTTCTAACTCATCACAGCATGTGTATCAACATAGTATACTGTCGCGATAAGACACAAATTATGTTTGATAAATTGATAGCCAATTTTGCTTCCTGTTCATAATTctttttctaacaaattttgtcaaaatttaattaatggtcTCAGCcagatattttgaaaatgctaTCACTACGCCTATTCTGACTCAATCTTTATTTGGCCAATTCTCTTTTCAATTCTGTTTATGTACCTTGCAAAGATTTGCACTAAGGCTTCATTCTCTCGAGCAACATCAAGCGGGGTAACATCGTCCAGATTTGGAGTTTCAGGGTCAGACTCCGCGTCCAGCAAAGTCTCGCAAATGTTCTTTTTCCCAGTCCCAGCAGCGTAATGCAAGGCAGTCTGCCCTTTAAAGTCACGGGCATCAACTGCAGAAGCTGCTTCTCTAACTAAAAGCTTCACACAAGCCTCTTGTCCTGCACGTGCAGCTATGTGCAAAGGGGTTTTCCCTCCACTTTTTTCTGCACTAGTGGCGTCTACTCCTCGGGACAGCAAGAAGGAGAGGATTTCAAAATCTCCAGTGGCAGCAGCCATGTGGATGGATGCTTGACCAACATTGTTGAATTCATTTAGAAGACAATTAGCATTGATGTTCTGATGCTGCTGCTCAAGGTGATCTATTATTTGAGTCAAGGTTTTCAAGTCCTTTCGATATATGGCAGACCAAATTTTCTGCTGAATATTTTCTGTTGGTGAGCGCTTTAACACTTTCCTTCTTCTGCCCGGACCATCTACCTGGATACTAGAGGAACCAATGAGTAAGTCTGTGAGAATTTGGTCATCAATTCCTTCCATATTATAATCGATTAGTTGCGAACAATCTACAGGCAAATCCAAATAGTTTGAGCTTGTGAcctgtaaaatgaaaaatccatCTAAGAACAGGAGCAaccaaaaaccattttaaatatacCTCATTGTCCGGGTTGGGAATGACTTCGTGTAAGAAGCTATTGAAACTGTTTGTTTCTTTAGGCACCACTGACATTAGTTCGGTTTCTAGTTGATAGTCAACCTCAAGGAATTCACTggtattttccaattttctcttctTCCCAGGGCTTTCTTCACATGGCagataaacaaattgaatagCAGAGGATCTTTCATTGTCTTTTGGTCTCACAAGCTCAAAGAAGACCTAGCAAATCAGACAGATTTATAAATGTAagaaataacattaaattcaGGTTGAAAATTACTCACTTCTGTGTTATTCTCAATATCCAGCCTCCTGTAAGGCGGAGTGTTGAACACAATGCCGTACTGGTGGTGCACATCACAATCATTGAAAACTCCATAATCCTGCCAGGACATGCCTCCCTCAGAGTCTTCCTCGAAAAACCGGATCTTGATGTTCTTCTTGTCCACTTTGTCGACAAACAGCATCACCTCTGTGTTGCCCCTGCAGGTTCCGGCAGTCACGCTGGctttaatgattttcagcTCAGCATTTGCAGCGCATTTCTTGTTCAAAATCGGTCTGGAGTATACAACCACTGGCTTTCCACGGCAGTCCTCAATTGGCTCGTAGTTACCATCAACAGCCTCAAATCTCAGCCTCACAGCATTCAGGTCAATCTTGTGAGACATgagatgtaaatttatttactactctaataattgaaaattatcagtTTTACATCCATGGCCTCATCAGCAGCTTCTTTGTTAATCATCGTTTTTTCCTTAGTCGTCAAAGTACGCCGAATTCCACATTCCTCTCTACGTCTTAATTTCTTCTCCTTCAGAACCTTCTCTGCGTCTCTCTTGGCCGTTTGGATGATGCCTACCTTAAATTCAGCCTCCCATCTATTTTCCGCATTAATTTCAGCATAGTGAGGCTCACTCTTctgaaatgaataatatacaataatacaaataattaaaaaatcctaagACAGTAAATTACATACCTCCTCGTTCTTTTTCATCTTCATGACTAACAGGTGTGGATGTTCTTTCTCTTCGTTTTCAGTGGCCAAAGTGCATCGAATGTATGCAGGTTTGAACCATCCAAGGAGGCGCACCCGTGGCAGAGTTTTGCTGCTCTTCTGCGACCTTTCGCCTGCGATGTGTCCGTGAGCACCGTGCATTTCAGACTTGTACCTATATCTGAATGCTGCACTCGGctcctccaaaatttgcagtttgaGACCTTCCATGGTTAAGGGGTAAAGGAGTCCAATTCGTTTGTTTTACCTCAAACTCGGTCAGTCCCCAACCTCACTACGAGCAAACAAGAACCTAATGTAAATATTGTGGCATGAATCAGTGTGAATCATTAACCCCACCAAGCGAAATACGATAAGTGCGAGCTTAGTTTGGTAAAGTACCAATTATACGCATATATCGCGTACATACTAAACGCTTCAcataaaacacaattttgacacaccattttcattatattcaagcaaaaaaattgaaagttttcaaaatgacCTACCTAGGTTTTCAGGGAGATAACGAGAgcgcaataattattagcaATTAAATAAGTCGTCAAAGGATGACGGTCTTAGATTATAACATCATACTGTCCTTACTCTGGTCACATCgctcaagcaaaattttcctgcTCCTCCCCTTCTGTCTCTCTTCTCTACAACCATGCTGGTTCGCTTAGGAGTTGGGAGAGGACAAAGTGGTGGGGATCGGATGTGTGTAAACAAGTTGTGCGGGGTTTTCTCATGCAGTGGAGAGTAAGAGTATAGTATGCCATCTGAAGATTTAATCCGAActaatattacaattattattcagcAGGTGATTTTGTAGTGTCAGTGTCAGTCAGTGTCCGTCAGCAGTTGTCAGTGGTTGTTGGTGTTTCTGCTCTTTGCGTGTGCCCTTTCTTTTCAACCACTCAACCACGTGGTGCAGAGGTGTGACGAACAACGAAAACACTAAGTAACAAGGCATTTCATAATCAGCATTcagcattcaatttttcttttctcgaTCTCACATTCACGTTCACACTATTGTCACCTCTTAAAATCACTGCAGAACAGAGTGGAACAGAGCACTCGCACGGCAATTTTGAAACCTATGAAGGCTCACACGCTTACACTGTCGCTGTACGCATTACGCACTGCTAGCACAATACTGATCGGATTGCGGATtgcgcaaaaatattttgcgttgCGTTAACCGCGTTAACAGAGCAAGAAAACTCAGGAGAAATCTTCGGCAATCACTAAATCGTTACTGAGGACCTAATGGGATAtacataatatacatataaattaataatgaaataatcgaaataattCAGTACGTTATATAtgatacatttattttacacatttattATAATGTCCTTACGGTTCTggacagataatttttatcatcgtAGAAAGATATTCTAAAAATGTCTTTTGCCTTGGTCAGATTAGACGAAGTCTAGTTACGTTGGTCTTTGCCCATGCCCTATTTTTTGTTACTGTTTCAGAGCATATATAAGAAAGCACAAAAATGCTCAGTTTTTACtaaatgatatattttgaacttttgcTCCCTATCATATTATCTCTTTGAAAAACATAACGAGAGAAAGTGCAATTTATTACTTATGTAACAATgatatattatgaaatttatcatgcacctgtaatttttgtcacgaataattttaaattatggaaaagttacagttctcgccgagttacagttttcgccttTCAATGTTATTAGTATAGGGACGACAGATTTGATGCGTGTAAACGGTAAAGTCGGCGAGAACTGTAGCTTTTCTATATACTCGCTAATGACCTAATAGGAtggtgattattttaatttttcaaatagcaTTGTAGATGTTGCAGGATATATTATACGTGTATATTTTGTATACACATGATCTTGAGAAAAACACATACAATTTTGCTATTCATTAAACAAGCTAGCTGCTTAAACCCTGGGTCAGTTTTCGAGCGTGTTAAAGATCCAAATTACACTTGTCTTATTGTTGGGTTTAATTGTGTAGCAGGCTTAGTTGGGGTGATAGTAATGATGACATTGAGTTCATATCCGCATTTGCTCTAAATTAtccatttaatattataaaatttctcataatgattttacttaatttcttttgcattGCCTTCTTAAATGAGTTCaagttatttgtaaatttatttttgaagtaaaatttttacagacaATGCATAACTCTACAAACGcaacaaatttctgaaaatacCTAACGCATCAACCATTCCACTAACAAAAACAACTTTTGGTATTCTGATTTCCACATATATGTCTTACGTATTTAGAGCTCGCAGataaaaaagcatattaaCTATAGCGTCAGTCAGATAGCGTCAGTGTTTTTCTCGTTTCTTAATGGTTTATGCAGAcgtgttttgtttttacctcgaaaattaaaaggcaacCCTGGAGTGTAGCAATTCTAaactcacaaaataaattttatgggGTAGGAATAAATggatcacatttttaaataaatacaggCCGACggtaaaatgacaaaatttccAGATATTCTGTGCACCGTGTACATGCCTTGTAGTGTCTTCTTAATTGAACAGTCCCTTTGCAAAGCCCTAAAGCCCAcgattttcctcttttcggTTTCACACACCTTTAAGTTTCATCtcacagattttttttgtttctgggTAAGGTGACCAGCTGCagctatgaaaattaaaatacatttataaaTGAAGAACCTCTTTTTTGTACCTCTATCTCGcattagaatatttatttccttttgattTAGTTTACAACAGCTATAAAATACAATCAGATTAATCATAATGTTGTGTGGTTTACAGAGGTTCCATTGAAATGAGAGTTACTCTTATCAGTGTCAGCGTGTGCTGTGCGGTCACTGCCCTTGCCGTGTCAATAAAGTAGGAATgcatttgagcaaaaatgctTTCGTTAATATGTATACTAGGATTTTATTGTTACTACTAACATTCCCAAACTTCCAGACGCTACTTTGGCGGGGCTAAGTGCAAATGTAGGGCACGGCTAGATTGCAAAGCAGTAGTCATTACTGGAGCTACAAGTGGAATCGGCAAAGCTTTAGCGTACGAGGTGGCGAAGAGAGGTTAACTTTtgtgaattttcctttttgctaCATACATGATTCAGTTTGCATCGTTTTGCAGGCGCACAAGTGATTTTGGGTTGTCGAAATATTGATGCTGCTTGGGATGTAGCTAATGAAATCGCCTTTAAGACGGGGAATGAAGGAGTGTACGCTTTGGACCTTGACCTTACAGACTTCAAAAGCATTCGAGAATTTTGCAAAGAATTGGCAGAATGTAAGGAATgagatttcatattttactcTCACGAATAATGTGATTCTTGAAGGCGAGCATGAAATTTACGCTCTCGTTAACAATGCTGCAGTATTTTACCATCCTAGGGAATTGACGACTGATAACTATGATGTGACGTTTCAAACAAACTActtaggtaaaattaaaattatctttagaAGCATATGGTAATTTACGAATTTTCAGGGCCATTCTATATGACAATGACATTGCTCCCCAAAATGGCAAAGAATGGCAGAATCATCAACGTCTCCTCAGAGGCGCACAAATTCTGCAATGACTTGGACTTACCTGAGGAGGCCAACTTGCTTGATGTTTATGGCCATTCCAAAGCGTGCTTGAACCTCTTCACATTAGAGCTGGCTTCAACTCAAAAGGATGTGGTCTCAGTATCTGTGAACCCTGGGAATGTGGCGACAAATATCTTCAGAAACTACCCTCTGCTTACCAATCCAATTTTCAAGTTTCTCTTATGGCCCATCAGGTTTTTTGTGGTGAAAACCCCAACGCAGGGCGCGCAAAGCGTTCTACATTCCATTTTATGCCCTCAAATCAGAAATGGCTGCTACATCAGGTACTGAagtattaatataaaatgaagcaaggaattttaatttaattttcagtgagTGTCGTGAGGGTGATCCAAGTGAGTTTTGTCAACGTCGCGACTATGCTGCAAGTCTTTGGTCCAGAAGTCTGAAGtggacaaatttaaaagagccACTGCTGCAGAAATAGATCTCATGGGAACATCAAAGAAATGTAATGTTACATGCGGTGCGAACAATTTTAGTCATAAGCACAATGCCTTACAGCACCTGAACCTTAACTGATGCCAGTAATTCCATCCAAAGACTATCAAGTATATTTTCTAGAAAaggattgaaataaagaagctttaatttaattttcgtgacttttaatatcaattctcatacaaataatcaaaacaaaaaagtccATCATTTTGAATATAGTCCGTTTT
This window encodes:
- the RpIII128 gene encoding DNA-directed RNA polymerase III subunit RPC2; protein product: MNTADTAKLLFGDTKDDLRRPVNNLEEKWKLVPAYLQIKGLVAPHIDSFNYFVGHEIKKIVEANNRVMSDHDPNFYLQYEDVRVGEPRIEEVGPDEGRPATPHECRLRDMTYAAPIYCDIRYVSGHETHAKKNVCIGRLPIMLKSDKCVLNGKSEAELAKLGECPLDPGGYFIVRGQEKVVLMHEQASKNRAMLEKTKQGFICSVVAATHGTKARTAVEVKKGRFYVACSPFSEPLPFVIVVKALGNFADIDIVRLVGTEPHVQEALSASLWECKRAGVFTEQQAIAYCASRLKTKRFGGSRRPPEEEALSHLKNVLLSQVPVEKDNAYMKVLYLGQMVRRIILAETDPTWIDSRDYYGNKRIELAGSLLALMFEDTFKFLNTDLKTTANHHLTKIKASQFDISRHIREDKVTNGIETALSSGNWNIKRFRMARKGVTGILSRLSYISALGMMMRINSQFEKTRKVSGPRSLQPSQWGILCPSDTPEGESCGLVKNLALMAHVTTAAEEEYLVKALCNMGVQHLGIAGTEGIYQADSYLVFLNGNIIGLTNCHKELLRNFRENRRRRFIRPYVSIAASESHRQVHISADAGRLCRPYIVVENSQSLVKQHHLEALKEGSMTFMDFVDEGLVEFLDVNEENDSLIAIQVSEITKDTTHLEIEPFTILGAVAAVIPYPHHNQSPRNTYQCAMGKQAMGTIGYNQRIRLDTLQYNMVHPQCPLVKTRPMELVSYDQLPAGQNAIVAVMSYSGFDIEDALILNKASVDRGYGRVVVYKGYKTLLRHYASGSDSIPGPKIDPLTRNPMAFHAALDSDGIAHPGDIVKDRSVLVNRHTPQGEQSTKTKTPRGSTWYVDKSLITATKDNSTLIKILLRQSRIPEVGDKFSSRHGQKGVVGLIVPQEDMPFNELGICPDVIMNPHGFPSRMTVGKLIELLAGKAGSLEGKFHYGTAFGGSKVADVMKELENNGFNYKGKDLLYSGLTGEPIEAYIYHGPVFYQRLKHMVIDKMHARATGSKAVLTRQPLEGRARDGGLRVGEMERDCLISYGASNLLIERLMLASDVALMDVCEKCGSFGYQGWCQFCRSSENIATVRMPYATKLLFSELMGMNINPRLEMKPQVV
- the LOC135941503 gene encoding nuclear factor NF-kappa-B p105 subunit-like, coding for MEGLKLQILEEPSAAFRYRYKSEMHGAHGHIAGERSQKSSKTLPRVRLLGWFKPAYIRCTLATENEEKEHPHLLVMKMKKNEEKSEPHYAEINAENRWEAEFKVGIIQTAKRDAEKVLKEKKLRRREECGIRRTLTTKEKTMINKEAADEAMDIDLNAVRLRFEAVDGNYEPIEDCRGKPVVVYSRPILNKKCAANAELKIIKASVTAGTCRGNTEVMLFVDKVDKKNIKIRFFEEDSEGGMSWQDYGVFNDCDVHHQYGIVFNTPPYRRLDIENNTEVFFELVRPKDNERSSAIQFVYLPCEESPGKKRKLENTSEFLEVDYQLETELMSVVPKETNSFNSFLHEVIPNPDNEVTSSNYLDLPVDCSQLIDYNMEGIDDQILTDLLIGSSSIQVDGPGRRRKVLKRSPTENIQQKIWSAIYRKDLKTLTQIIDHLEQQHQNINANCLLNEFNNVGQASIHMAAATGDFEILSFLLSRGVDATSAEKSGGKTPLHIAARAGQEACVKLLVREAASAVDARDFKGQTALHYAAGTGKKNICETLLDAESDPETPNLDDVTPLDVARENEALVQIFARYINRIEKRIGQIKIESE
- the LOC135941505 gene encoding nuclear factor NF-kappa-B p105 subunit-like, producing the protein MEDQLRLEILEEPTSTFRFRYSTENHGAHGYIAGASSLKIKKTFPTVRLWGCQKPAAAIRCTLATIGEDKEHPNLLVARKKKKDVEEPHIEEVNEESNWEAKFKLGILSTTRKQANKVLRAKKIRRRNECGVVQPHSPKDKKQIEKEAVCEAKAVNLNAVRLRFEAVNPINNSPLMDCYGNPLVVFSTPILNTKCAANKELKITKASVTSGTCYGNTEVMLFVDKVNKRDVKIRFFEEDDEGEIIWQAFGTFNECDVHYQYGIVFFTPQYRNLNLQNHVDVFYELVRPSDDSKSTAIPFTYLPDLNGCPCKKRKFEDDLDLDTDQLVSSIPFERNALNEVEDEVFPDLEMPSNTCSRELSSNNESEFDELLPDIESLLNAIEADGASRTMSSFEHSTEENIQERIWLSIVEENIASLTEIAIKHQEAKYLFAEFNNSGQSAIHLATTTGNQEIVSFLLTHEVDAAIAEKSGGLTPLHIAARGGHEACVKLLVREAASSIDVRDWKGLTALHYAAATGHRGICEVLLDAESDPETLNLEGLTPSEIAEGNEALVQLFRKYSDNLEDQISVMKIESK